The Listeria monocytogenes genome window below encodes:
- a CDS encoding 1,4-dihydroxy-2-naphthoate polyprenyltransferase — MANASKSALTKQTGFQKWWTLLRPHTLVASFVPVFLGTSVAMSYTSFHFTRFIVMLIACFFIQTSANLFNEYFDYKKGQDDEHSVGNGGAIVRNGMRPGFILFLAIFLYILSILGGVYLSIELNWYVGLLGAICMLVGFLYTGGPYPIAYTPFGEIMAGFFMGGIITFISFYIQAEFISSFIVYVSIPVMVLVGNLLLANSIRDLVPDKKNGRLTLAILLGRKWATVLFAAAFLFSYVFEIALIFTQDAPWWTLLILLSLPEAIRAVRRFIGKTSPITMVPAMKSTSKALTIFGITLALAYLLSLLSRNLFM, encoded by the coding sequence ATGGCTAATGCCTCAAAATCTGCACTTACGAAACAAACTGGATTTCAAAAATGGTGGACATTACTTCGCCCACATACCCTTGTAGCCTCTTTCGTTCCAGTATTTCTTGGAACATCGGTCGCAATGAGCTACACCAGTTTTCATTTTACACGTTTTATCGTTATGCTCATTGCTTGTTTCTTTATACAAACATCCGCCAATCTATTCAATGAATATTTTGATTATAAAAAAGGACAAGATGATGAGCACTCGGTTGGAAATGGTGGTGCTATTGTCCGCAATGGTATGCGCCCTGGATTTATTTTATTCCTAGCTATCTTTTTATACATACTATCCATTCTCGGTGGCGTGTATTTATCTATTGAACTGAATTGGTATGTAGGCTTACTTGGTGCTATTTGTATGTTGGTTGGTTTCCTTTATACAGGTGGTCCCTATCCAATTGCTTATACGCCATTTGGTGAAATTATGGCAGGATTCTTTATGGGAGGAATTATTACTTTCATTTCCTTCTATATTCAAGCAGAATTTATTAGTTCGTTTATCGTATACGTATCGATTCCAGTAATGGTGCTCGTTGGTAACTTGCTACTTGCTAATAGTATTCGTGATTTAGTACCTGATAAGAAAAATGGCCGTTTAACCTTAGCTATCTTGCTAGGTCGCAAATGGGCAACCGTTCTTTTCGCAGCTGCTTTTCTGTTCAGTTACGTATTTGAAATCGCTCTTATTTTCACACAAGATGCTCCGTGGTGGACGCTTCTGATTTTACTTAGTTTGCCAGAAGCTATTCGCGCCGTGCGTCGTTTCATCGGCAAAACCTCGCCGATTACAATGGTTCCTGCAATGAAATCTACCTCCAAAGCATTAACAATCTTCGGAATCACACTAGCGCTTGCTTACCTTTTAAGTCTATTATCAAGAAATTTATTCATGTAA
- a CDS encoding MFS transporter — translation MGAKGKFWILTMVVAISGLSQGVLLPLIAIILEENGISAGINGFHATGIYLGVLLISPFIEAPLHKYGYKPIILVGGGLVAVAILAFPIWFNLYFWFILRLLIGVGDHMLHFSSQTWIGAMSDPGKRGRNMAIYGLFFSLGFAIGPQLVNLAEINVNLPFFLSGILVLIAWGLVWFVRNEFVGEKAVIRKISFWGSLKRFSDVFKLAWVAMIPPFLYGILETGLNATFPVVGLRDGLDTLMIAMVISSFSVGTIIFQVPIGIVSDKFGRGKVLPLLTGAGAVVFVLTAFVKIPVLYVVFFFVLGILLGSLYSLGLSYMTDLTPLELLPAGNILVGMCFSLGSIIGPSATGIMIGIFGNQIFYFAVAGILVLGCLLLVFGARKDALEKKMGN, via the coding sequence ATGGGGGCTAAAGGAAAGTTTTGGATTTTGACGATGGTTGTTGCCATTTCAGGGTTGTCACAAGGAGTTTTATTACCACTTATTGCGATAATATTAGAAGAGAACGGTATAAGTGCAGGAATTAATGGTTTTCATGCTACAGGAATTTATTTAGGTGTCTTACTTATTTCGCCATTTATTGAAGCACCTCTTCATAAATATGGTTATAAGCCAATTATATTAGTAGGGGGAGGGTTAGTTGCGGTTGCGATTTTGGCTTTTCCTATTTGGTTTAATTTATATTTTTGGTTTATATTAAGGTTGCTTATTGGTGTGGGGGATCATATGTTACATTTTTCTTCGCAGACTTGGATTGGAGCAATGAGTGATCCTGGTAAACGTGGTCGGAATATGGCTATTTATGGTTTATTTTTCTCATTAGGATTTGCGATTGGGCCTCAATTGGTTAATTTAGCAGAAATAAATGTGAACTTACCTTTCTTCTTATCTGGGATTTTAGTTTTGATAGCTTGGGGACTCGTTTGGTTTGTTCGCAATGAATTTGTCGGTGAAAAGGCCGTGATTCGGAAAATTTCTTTTTGGGGTAGTTTGAAACGCTTTTCGGATGTATTTAAATTGGCTTGGGTAGCGATGATTCCGCCATTTTTATATGGGATTTTGGAGACTGGGCTTAATGCGACTTTTCCGGTTGTCGGCTTGCGTGATGGGCTCGATACGCTGATGATTGCGATGGTTATTTCTTCTTTTTCGGTAGGGACGATTATTTTTCAAGTGCCTATTGGGATTGTTAGTGATAAGTTTGGACGAGGAAAAGTATTACCTCTGTTGACGGGAGCAGGAGCTGTTGTTTTTGTGTTGACCGCATTTGTTAAGATACCAGTTTTATATGTAGTATTCTTCTTTGTTTTGGGGATTTTACTTGGGTCTTTATACTCGCTTGGATTATCTTACATGACGGATTTGACGCCACTGGAATTGCTTCCGGCTGGGAATATTTTGGTCGGTATGTGCTTTAGTTTGGGGAGTATTATTGGACCGAGTGCGACTGGAATCATGATAGGGATTTTTGGAAATCAAATATTTTATTTTGCGGTAGCCGGAATCCTTGTGCTTGGCTGTTTGTTGCTAGTATTTGGAGCACGAAAAGATGCGCTTGAAAAGAAAATGGGAAATTAA
- the metE gene encoding 5-methyltetrahydropteroyltriglutamate--homocysteine S-methyltransferase, whose protein sequence is MVKAISSNLGYPRLGEKREWKRALEKFWNGTISEEELLAETKTLRLHALKKQQDKGIDLIPVGDFSFYDQVLDTSVTFGIIPKRFQHDGGKVSLNTYFDIARGKNDAVASEMTKWFNTNYHYIVPELADAEPKVLDNRALYYYEEAKKELGIEGKPVLVGPITYLKLGKGSDAESFEVLLDKFIPAYVEILKELEAAGATWVQIDEPYLATSFDKKEIVLFEKVYQAFQAAVPNLKIELQTYFESLDYYEEIVNLPVAAIGIDFVHDHGDSLKALKSHGFPEDKYLAAGVVDGRNVWRSDLDVKLALLTEIANYVADGKLIVQPSNSLLHVPVTKLSEPDLDEVILGGLSFADQKLDEIAILTKALTNGAESVTAELAESRAAVTALNESSHRNNLEVQDAIANLKNVRVDRELPFAERIKLQHAWLKLPLFPTTTIGSFPQSPEVRKTRADWLKGNITDAEYNTFIEKETARWIKIQEELDIDVLVHGEFERTDMVEYFGQKLAGFQATKFGWVQSYGSRAVRPPLIYGDVAFTEEITVKESVYAQSLTKRPVKGMLTAPVTIINWSFVRDDVPESVVANQVGLALRKEVEALERNGIKVIQVDEPALREGLPLKQARWQKYLEDAIYSFKLTTASVQNDTQIHTHMCYSDFDDIIDTISALDADVISIETSRSHGEIISTFEEVTYDKEIGLGVYDIHSPRVPTVTEIQDNIRRALRAIDAKQFWINPDCGLKTRKEPETIAALQDMIKATKEVRAEYQVLEK, encoded by the coding sequence ATGGTGAAGGCGATTAGTTCAAACTTGGGGTACCCGAGACTTGGGGAGAAACGTGAATGGAAACGTGCGTTAGAAAAATTCTGGAATGGTACGATTTCAGAAGAGGAGTTATTGGCAGAAACGAAGACTTTACGATTGCATGCGCTAAAAAAACAACAAGATAAAGGGATTGATTTGATTCCGGTTGGTGATTTTAGTTTTTATGATCAAGTACTTGATACGAGTGTGACATTTGGAATTATTCCAAAACGTTTTCAACATGACGGTGGAAAAGTTTCGCTAAATACATATTTTGATATTGCACGTGGTAAAAATGACGCGGTGGCCTCTGAAATGACTAAATGGTTTAATACGAACTATCACTATATTGTTCCAGAACTCGCTGATGCGGAGCCGAAAGTGTTGGATAATCGGGCACTATACTATTACGAAGAAGCGAAGAAAGAGCTTGGTATTGAAGGAAAACCAGTGCTTGTTGGGCCAATTACTTATTTAAAACTTGGAAAAGGTAGCGATGCGGAAAGTTTTGAAGTATTGTTAGATAAATTTATTCCGGCGTATGTAGAGATTTTGAAAGAACTTGAGGCAGCCGGTGCTACGTGGGTGCAAATCGACGAGCCGTATCTTGCAACTAGTTTTGATAAAAAGGAAATCGTGTTATTTGAAAAAGTGTATCAAGCATTTCAAGCGGCGGTACCAAATTTGAAAATCGAGTTACAAACATATTTCGAAAGTTTGGATTATTATGAAGAGATTGTCAATTTACCAGTAGCGGCGATTGGAATTGATTTTGTGCATGACCATGGAGATTCACTAAAAGCTTTGAAGTCTCATGGATTTCCGGAAGATAAGTATTTAGCGGCCGGTGTGGTTGATGGGCGGAATGTTTGGCGGAGTGACTTGGATGTGAAACTGGCACTACTTACAGAAATTGCGAATTATGTGGCGGATGGGAAGTTGATTGTTCAGCCTTCTAATTCATTGCTCCATGTACCGGTGACGAAGTTAAGTGAGCCGGATTTGGATGAAGTGATTCTTGGTGGCTTATCATTTGCTGATCAGAAATTAGATGAGATTGCTATTTTAACGAAGGCTTTGACAAATGGTGCGGAAAGTGTGACAGCTGAACTAGCAGAATCTCGTGCGGCAGTGACGGCACTTAATGAATCTAGTCATCGAAATAATTTAGAAGTTCAAGATGCCATTGCTAATTTGAAAAACGTAAGGGTGGACCGGGAGTTGCCATTTGCGGAACGGATTAAGTTGCAACATGCTTGGTTGAAATTACCGCTTTTCCCAACGACAACGATTGGAAGTTTTCCACAATCACCGGAAGTTCGGAAGACGCGTGCTGACTGGTTAAAAGGGAATATAACGGACGCGGAATATAATACTTTTATTGAAAAAGAAACAGCTCGTTGGATTAAAATTCAAGAGGAGTTGGATATTGATGTATTAGTTCACGGGGAATTCGAACGGACGGATATGGTAGAATATTTCGGGCAAAAATTAGCTGGTTTCCAGGCAACGAAATTTGGTTGGGTACAATCCTATGGTTCGAGAGCGGTTCGTCCACCACTTATCTACGGGGATGTTGCTTTTACAGAAGAAATTACCGTGAAAGAAAGCGTCTATGCACAGTCATTAACGAAGCGCCCAGTGAAGGGAATGCTAACAGCGCCGGTGACAATTATTAATTGGAGTTTTGTTCGTGATGATGTCCCTGAAAGTGTTGTTGCTAATCAAGTTGGACTCGCGCTTCGTAAAGAAGTAGAAGCACTGGAACGTAATGGTATTAAAGTGATCCAAGTGGATGAGCCAGCTTTACGTGAAGGTTTGCCATTAAAACAAGCGAGATGGCAAAAATATTTAGAGGATGCGATTTATTCGTTTAAATTAACAACGGCTTCGGTCCAAAATGATACGCAAATTCATACGCATATGTGTTATTCGGACTTTGACGATATTATTGATACGATTAGTGCTTTAGATGCGGATGTTATTTCGATTGAAACGTCAAGAAGTCACGGGGAGATTATTTCGACTTTTGAAGAAGTGACGTATGATAAGGAAATTGGCCTTGGGGTTTATGATATTCATAGTCCACGTGTTCCGACTGTGACTGAAATCCAAGACAATATTCGCCGGGCGTTACGTGCAATTGATGCAAAACAATTTTGGATTAACCCGGATTGTGGATTGAAAACGCGAAAAGAACCTGAAACGATTGCGGCTCTTCAAGATATGATTAAAGCGACTAAAGAAGTACGTGCGGAATATCAAGTATTAGAGAAATAA
- the metC gene encoding cystathionine beta-lyase, which yields MANEYAQDTAVIKASLGIDKETGALNTPIHLSSTFHQHDFDNYHAYDYARSGNPTREKVEQAIAELEGGTNGFAFASGMAAVSAALFTLSKGDHFIIAKDVYGGTFRLVEQVLPRFGITHTFVDTTNIDEVAKAFQANTKLVYLETPSNPLLHVTDIRTVAKLAKANGCYTFVDNTFLTPLIQKPLDLGADLVIHSATKFLGGHSDILAGLIVTNNPSLAEAVYFLQNSTGGVLGVQDSWLLLRGLKTLSVRMKAGTETAEKIALFLNAEPDVVAVHYPGLPSHAGYDIQVEQATSGGAVLSFDLGSEEAVRELVTHLELPVFSVSLGAVESILSYPAKMSHAAVPEEERLAQGITPGLLRFSAGLEDADDLIADLKQALSFIKKGSVAK from the coding sequence GTGGCTAATGAATATGCGCAAGATACGGCTGTTATTAAAGCGAGCCTCGGGATTGATAAAGAGACAGGTGCACTTAATACGCCGATTCATTTATCTTCTACTTTCCATCAACATGATTTTGATAACTACCATGCTTATGATTATGCAAGAAGTGGAAACCCAACCAGGGAAAAAGTGGAACAGGCGATTGCAGAACTGGAAGGTGGTACAAATGGTTTTGCCTTTGCTAGTGGAATGGCGGCTGTTTCTGCAGCACTTTTTACGCTTTCAAAAGGAGATCATTTTATCATTGCAAAAGATGTGTATGGCGGGACGTTTCGTTTGGTGGAGCAAGTGTTGCCGCGGTTTGGGATTACGCATACTTTTGTTGACACAACAAATATTGACGAGGTTGCTAAGGCGTTTCAAGCAAATACGAAATTGGTTTACTTGGAAACACCTTCAAATCCGCTGCTACATGTGACGGATATTCGGACGGTTGCAAAACTTGCGAAAGCAAATGGGTGTTACACGTTTGTGGATAATACATTTTTGACTCCGCTAATTCAAAAACCGTTAGATTTAGGCGCAGACTTGGTTATCCACAGTGCGACGAAGTTTCTTGGCGGGCATAGCGATATTTTGGCGGGGCTAATTGTGACAAATAATCCTAGTTTGGCCGAAGCCGTTTACTTTTTGCAAAATTCGACTGGTGGGGTTCTTGGTGTGCAGGATTCGTGGTTGTTGTTGCGAGGACTTAAAACACTTTCCGTCCGGATGAAAGCTGGGACGGAGACGGCGGAGAAAATTGCGCTATTTTTAAATGCGGAACCAGATGTGGTGGCAGTGCATTATCCAGGGTTACCTTCTCATGCGGGTTATGACATTCAAGTGGAACAGGCGACAAGTGGCGGGGCTGTTTTATCGTTTGATCTTGGTAGTGAAGAAGCGGTGCGGGAACTAGTTACACATTTGGAATTGCCAGTGTTTTCTGTGAGTCTAGGTGCGGTTGAGAGCATTCTTTCTTATCCGGCTAAAATGTCTCATGCGGCTGTTCCGGAAGAGGAGCGTTTGGCACAAGGAATTACGCCAGGCTTATTACGTTTTTCAGCTGGACTAGAAGATGCCGATGATTTGATTGCTGATTTAAAACAAGCACTTTCTTTCATTAAGAAGGGAAGTGTTGCGAAATGA
- a CDS encoding aminotransferase class I/II-fold pyridoxal phosphate-dependent enzyme: MAKLKQETIAAQIGNRKCERTGAVNMPVYFSTAYQHADLGVSTGYDYTRTGNPTRDALQEALAELENGTHAFATSSGMSAIQLVFQLFKTGEHIISSQDLYGGTFRYFEQFGAQYNIGFSYWDGAKIVELEKLVRPETKAIFIETPTNPLMQETDIAAVSEWACAHDLLVIVDNTFYTPVLQQPLTLGADIVIHSATKYLGGHNDVLAGAVIVKEERLGNFFFNQLNATGAVLSPFDSWLLIRGLKTLVLRVRQHQANAQKIAAFLERHELVEEVRYPGRGGMISFFIRDAALVSPLLKELELFTFAESLGGVESLITYPTTQTHADIPVELRNSYGLTDKLLRISVGIEASEDLIADLSKALDTVLEGVSARG; this comes from the coding sequence ATGGCAAAGCTGAAACAAGAGACGATAGCAGCGCAAATTGGAAATAGAAAATGTGAAAGAACGGGTGCTGTCAATATGCCAGTCTACTTCTCTACAGCTTACCAGCATGCCGATCTTGGAGTGTCAACGGGGTATGATTATACTAGAACTGGAAATCCGACGCGAGATGCTTTACAGGAAGCGCTCGCGGAACTAGAAAATGGAACGCATGCTTTTGCAACGAGTTCAGGGATGAGTGCGATTCAACTTGTTTTCCAGCTTTTTAAAACCGGCGAACATATTATTAGTTCACAGGATTTGTACGGGGGGACTTTTAGATATTTTGAACAATTTGGCGCACAATATAATATTGGATTTTCGTATTGGGACGGGGCGAAGATTGTAGAGTTGGAAAAATTAGTTCGCCCGGAAACAAAGGCGATTTTCATTGAAACTCCAACGAATCCTTTAATGCAGGAAACAGATATTGCGGCTGTGTCTGAATGGGCATGCGCGCATGATTTACTTGTGATTGTGGATAATACATTTTATACACCAGTTTTACAACAACCGTTAACTTTGGGCGCGGATATTGTGATCCATAGTGCGACGAAGTATCTTGGCGGTCATAATGATGTGCTTGCTGGGGCGGTTATTGTAAAAGAGGAGCGGCTTGGGAATTTCTTTTTTAATCAGTTAAATGCGACGGGGGCAGTGCTATCGCCATTTGATAGTTGGTTATTGATTCGTGGCCTTAAGACGCTGGTTTTGCGTGTGAGACAACATCAAGCGAATGCGCAGAAAATCGCGGCGTTTTTGGAAAGGCATGAGTTGGTAGAGGAAGTTCGCTATCCAGGGCGTGGCGGGATGATTAGTTTCTTTATTCGAGATGCGGCGCTCGTATCGCCACTTTTGAAAGAACTAGAATTGTTTACTTTTGCAGAAAGTTTAGGCGGTGTGGAGAGTTTGATTACTTATCCAACGACACAAACGCACGCGGATATTCCGGTGGAGTTGCGGAATTCTTACGGGCTGACAGATAAATTGTTGCGTATCTCAGTTGGAATAGAAGCGAGCGAAGATTTGATTGCTGATTTATCTAAGGCACTCGATACTGTGTTGGAAGGAGTGAGCGCTCGTGGCTAA
- a CDS encoding bifunctional homocysteine S-methyltransferase/methylenetetrahydrofolate reductase: MNLRKDLSEKVLIADGAMGTLLYSYGVDRSFEELNLSHPEDIVAIHKAYIGAGADIIQTNTYGANYIKLARYGLEDEVKRINQAAIRLAKEAARGTGTYIFGTIGGINGAVDARLPAAPLEEIKRSFREQLYCFLLDGVDAILLETYYDLDELKTVLKILRETTDLPVVANVSMHEPGILQNGKKLPDALEELIALGADVVGINCRLGPYHMARALETVPLYDNAYLAVYPNASLPEMQEGKVIYQSDTDYFEHYGEIFRQEGARIIGGCCGTTPDHIRALRKGLETTKPILEKEVRPILELVPEEVEDAEPGERLLDKVKEGLTILVELDPPRTFDTTKFFEGAKALDEAGVDAITISDNSLATPRISNMALASILKHEYGIKPLIHLTTRDHNLVGMHSHVMGFHKLGLHDVLAITGDPTKVGDFPGASSVFDLRSVELVQLIKKFNDGISYTGKSLKEKARFHVGAAFNPNVLNLEKAVRLIERKVEYGADYIITQPIYDVNKAVLLKEALQKAKIDVPLFIGVMPLLSSRNAEFLHNEVPGIRLTDEVRERMRKAEEHGHANEEGMAIARELVDAICEHFQGIYIITPFLRYDLSIELAKYAQNKQQVQIGSK; the protein is encoded by the coding sequence ATGAATTTAAGAAAAGATTTAAGTGAAAAAGTATTAATTGCTGACGGCGCGATGGGCACTTTGCTTTATTCTTATGGAGTGGATCGTTCGTTTGAGGAGCTAAATTTGTCTCATCCGGAAGATATTGTTGCGATTCATAAAGCCTACATTGGTGCTGGGGCGGATATTATCCAAACGAATACGTATGGAGCGAATTATATAAAATTAGCGCGATATGGTTTAGAGGATGAAGTGAAGCGCATTAATCAAGCCGCCATTCGATTAGCAAAAGAAGCAGCGAGAGGGACTGGAACCTATATTTTTGGAACGATTGGTGGAATAAATGGGGCAGTGGATGCAAGACTTCCGGCGGCTCCACTTGAAGAAATTAAGCGAAGTTTTAGGGAGCAGCTATACTGTTTTTTGTTAGATGGTGTGGATGCGATTTTGCTGGAAACGTATTATGATTTAGATGAGCTTAAAACGGTGTTGAAAATTCTTCGTGAGACTACTGATTTACCGGTAGTTGCGAATGTCTCTATGCATGAGCCGGGTATCCTTCAAAATGGGAAAAAATTGCCGGATGCGCTGGAAGAACTTATTGCGCTTGGAGCGGATGTAGTTGGTATTAATTGCCGGCTTGGTCCATATCACATGGCGCGTGCTCTTGAGACAGTACCGCTGTATGATAATGCTTATTTGGCGGTTTATCCCAATGCTAGTTTGCCTGAAATGCAAGAAGGAAAAGTGATTTATCAATCGGATACGGATTATTTTGAACATTATGGGGAGATTTTTCGGCAAGAAGGTGCTCGGATTATTGGTGGTTGTTGTGGCACGACACCAGATCATATTCGTGCTTTACGAAAAGGACTTGAAACGACAAAGCCGATTTTGGAAAAAGAAGTTCGGCCGATTTTGGAACTTGTGCCGGAAGAAGTGGAGGATGCAGAACCAGGTGAACGTTTGCTGGATAAAGTGAAGGAAGGCTTGACGATTTTAGTGGAACTGGATCCGCCACGAACTTTTGATACTACGAAATTTTTTGAAGGGGCCAAGGCGCTTGATGAAGCAGGAGTTGATGCGATTACGATTTCGGATAATTCGCTGGCCACACCGCGGATTAGCAATATGGCACTAGCTTCGATTTTGAAGCATGAGTATGGGATTAAACCGCTCATACATTTGACGACGCGGGATCATAATTTGGTCGGGATGCATTCGCATGTGATGGGTTTTCATAAGCTGGGACTGCATGATGTGCTTGCCATTACGGGGGATCCAACCAAAGTAGGAGATTTTCCTGGAGCATCTTCCGTGTTTGATTTAAGGTCGGTAGAATTAGTTCAACTTATTAAAAAGTTTAATGATGGGATTTCTTATACAGGAAAGTCGCTCAAAGAAAAAGCGCGATTTCATGTTGGTGCGGCGTTTAATCCAAATGTACTTAATTTAGAAAAAGCGGTGCGTTTAATTGAACGGAAAGTGGAATATGGTGCGGATTATATTATTACGCAGCCAATTTACGATGTGAACAAAGCTGTTTTACTAAAGGAAGCCTTACAAAAAGCTAAAATTGATGTGCCTCTTTTTATTGGCGTTATGCCTCTTTTATCAAGTCGGAATGCGGAATTTCTGCATAATGAGGTTCCGGGGATTCGTTTGACAGATGAAGTGCGGGAGCGAATGAGGAAAGCAGAGGAGCACGGTCACGCGAATGAAGAAGGGATGGCAATTGCTCGTGAATTAGTGGATGCGATTTGTGAGCATTTCCAAGGGATTTATATTATTACGCCATTTTTACGATATGATTTGTCGATAGAATTAGCGAAATATGCCCAAAATAAACAGCAAGTCCAAATTGGATCTAAATAA